A DNA window from Leishmania donovani BPK282A1 complete genome, chromosome 25 contains the following coding sequences:
- a CDS encoding eukaryotic initiation factor 5a, putative, whose product MSDEDHDFSHQGGGDNASKTYPLPAGALKKGGYVCINGRPCKVIDLSVSKTGKHGHAKVSIVATDIFTGNRLEDQAPSTHNVEVPFVKTFTYSVLDIQPNEDPSLPSHLSLMDDEGESREDLDMPPDVALATQIKEQFDSGKEVLVVVVSAMGTEQVLQTKNAAEK is encoded by the coding sequence ATGTCTGACGAGGACCATGACTTTTCGCAccagggaggcggcgacaaCGCGTCAAAGACGTATCCCTTGCCCGCTGGCGCCCTGAAGAAGGGTGGCTACGTGTGCATCAACGGCCGTCCGTGCAAGGTGATCGACCTGTCCGTGTCGAAGACCGGCAAGCACGGTCACGCTAAGGTGAGCATTGTTGCGACCGACATTTTCACTGGAAACCGCCTTGAGGATCAGGCCCCGTCCACGCACAATGTAGAGGTGCCGTTTGTGAAGACCTTCACATACAGCGTGTTGGATATCCAGCCCAACGAAGATCCCTCTCTTCCATCTCATTTGTCGCTGATGGACGATGAGGGCGAGAGCCGCGAGGATCTCGATATGCCCCCGGACGTGGCCCTGGCAACTCAAATCAAGGAGCAGTTCGACTCCGGCAAGGAGGTGCTAGTTGTGGTTGTGTCTGCAATGGGCACtgagcaggtgctgcagacgAAGAATGCTGCGGAGAAGTGA